A stretch of Procambarus clarkii isolate CNS0578487 chromosome 20, FALCON_Pclarkii_2.0, whole genome shotgun sequence DNA encodes these proteins:
- the LOC138366861 gene encoding cylicin-2-like — protein sequence MSVLETQHRRFAAGIRTVSTSFKENWKSDLPSVFKMKWLGYYQYYIHDTVNTRCVTRHVTSLTLLTTSVTAAYKRDSAGYKRDSAGYKRDSAGYKRDSAGYKRDSAGYKRDSAGYKRDSAGYKRDSAGYKRDSAGYKRDSAGYKRDSAGYKRDSAGYKRDSAGYKRDSAGYKRDSAGYKRDSAGYKRDSAGYKRDSAGYKRDSAGYKRDSAGYKRDSAGYKRDSAGYKRDSAGYKRDSAGYKRDSAGYKRDSAGYKRDSAGYKRDSAGYKRDSAGYKRDSAGYKRDSAGYKRDSAGYKRDSAGYKRDSAGYKRDSAGYKRDSAGYKRDSAGYKRDSAGYKRDSAGYKRDSAGYKRDSAGYKRDSAGYKRDSAGYKRDCWLQAVTAGYKRDSAGYKRDSAGYKRDSAGYKRDSAGYKRDSAGYKRDSAGYKRDSAGYKRDSAGYKRDSAGYKRDSA from the exons ATGAGCGTCTTGGAGACCCAACACAGACGATTCGCTGCGGGGATTCGAACGGTGTCGACGTCTTTCAAAGAGAATTGGAAGTCCGATCTTCCGTCTGTGTTTAAGATG AAATGGTTAGGCTATTACCAGTATTACATACATGATACAGTCAATACAAGATGCGTGACTCGGCATGTTACAAGCTTGACTCTGCTGACTACAAGCGTGACTGCTGCCTACAAGCGTGACTCTGCTGGCTACAAGCGTGACTCTGCTGGCTACAAGCGTGACTCTGCTGGCTACAAGCGTGACTCTGCTGGCTACAAGCGTGACTCCGCTGGCTACAAGCGTGACTCCGCTGGCTACAAGCGTGACTCCGCTGGCTACAAGCGTGACTCCGCTGGCTACAAGCGTGACTCTGCTGGCTACAAGCGTGACTCCGCTGGCTACAAGCGTGACTCCGCTGGCTACAAGCGTGACTCCGCTGGCTACAAGCGTGACTCCGCTGGCTACAAGCGTGACTCCGCTGGCTACAAGCGTGACTCCGCTGGCTACAAGCGTGACTCCGCTGGCTACAAACGTGACTCCGCTGGCTACAAGCGTGACTCCGCTGGCTACAAGCGTGACTCCGCTGGCTACAAGCGTGACTCCGCTGGCTACAAGCGTGACTCCGCTGGCTACAAGCGTGACTCCGCTGGCTACAAGCGTGACTCCGCTGGCTACAAGCGTGACTCCGCTGGCTACAAGCGTGACTCTGCTGGCTACAAGCGTGACTCTGCTGGCTACAAGCGTGACTCTGCTGGCTACAAGCGTGACTCTGCTGGCTACAAGCGTGACTCTGCTGGCTACAAGCGTGACTCTGCTGGCTACAAGCGTGACTCTGCTGGCTACAAGCGTGACTCCGCTGGCTACAAGCGTGACTCCGCTGGCTACAAGCGTGACTCCGCTGGCTACAAGCGTGACTCTGCTGGCTACAAGCGTGACTCCGCTGGCTACAAGCGTGACTCCGCTGGCTACAAGCGTGACTCCGCTGGCTACAAGCGTGACTCCGCTGGCTACAAGCGTGACTCCGCTGGCTACAAGCGCGACTCCGCTGGCTACAAGCGCGACTCCGCTGGCTACAAGCGTGACTCTGCTGGCTACAAGCGTGACTGCTGGCTACAAGC CGTGACTGCTGGCTACAAGCGTGACTCTGCTGGCTACAAGCGTGACTCCGCTGGCTACAAGCGTGACTCCGCTGGCTACAAGCGTGACTCCGCTGGCTACAAGCGTGACTCCGCTGGCTACAAGCGTGACTCCGCTGGCTACAAGCGTGACTCTGCTGGCTACAAGCGTGACTCCGCTGGCTACAAGCGTGACTCTGCTGGCTACAAGCGTGACTCTGCTTAG